The DNA segment TTTTTTTTCTGCATAATGATCGTATTTTTATGGTAGCaaattttgagaatattagatctTACAACTAGCTAATTTCCTAGATCATGTCCTGATTTTATTGCCAAGGATAATGTTAATGATGCAGCATCTCATAATCCTCACCATTTATCAGATGtgctaatattttttttgaacttGTTGGTAACAGACACAATTAGCAGAGTTTCATTCATATGAAGGGCAAGAAATGCATATCAAGGAGAAAATTGTGCCGCTGAAGGTATGCTTACTGATAAATGTTCACAGATTTTAACTCTGAAGATAGGCTATTTGGGTATCTCAACCGCAATGATTTCACAGATTGACCTTCGTGTTAATAACACTGTAATAAGAGATCAATTCTTGTGGGTAAGTTTGACTTATGAAATTTTTGTGCTTTTAGAAGGTTGATATGTTGGTATTTTTTCAATATTGTTCTTGATGCATTTCTTCTGGTTTTAGGACATAAGCAATTTGGAAAGTGATCCTGAAGAATTTGCACGAACTTTTTGCAAGGACTTGGATATTGGAGATCCTGAAGTTGGAGTAAGTATACTATCTCTTTGACATCTAATTAATGTAATATGTATTTGGGATCTATCCTAATTATTCAAGACACAATGTCATACAAGCTTCTAAAAGACCAGTAAATTTGGAGCTTTTTGTGTTCTATTGCTAAAGAGTTTCCATTTTAAAGCTGTGAATTGATGCCATGGACTAGGTAAATTAGAAATGTTTGCATAATTTAAATTAGATTCTTGAATTTGTAAATGTTggaacacatgtatatatataagtgcAGTTCATCAAGGAACAGACTGTATGCTTCTATATGTTTATATCTTTCTGTTTCTTAAAATGCAGTTCACATTTCTGCTGTGTAATTTAAGGATTTTTGACTGGTACAACCTAGTAAATGTTGACTAGTTTGTGGATcaatgtttacagccagcaattGCAGTTTCCATAAGAGAGCAGCTTTATGAGGTTAGATATATGTCTTTGCTGTCTTTTTTTATACCAATTAATGTATAATGACTGTTATTTTTATGAGTTGTGTTGTTTTATGCTATCTGGATTTCTTATTTGCCAAGATAATCTACCTATTAGTTCTATGTTACCTGTTGCTAGTGTAGCTTTGCTGTGCATTTTTACTTAATTTGTATATGTCGACATTTCCCTTATTTCTAGACATTAAATTTTTGTAGATGCAAATTTCTCTTTGAAATATTACTCATAGAAGCTAGCCTAGATCAGCGGATTTAGGAGATTCATGCTGATCTAGCCTAGATCTATGTGGAACTAGCCAAAGTGACTTTTCTTGAAGTCATTTCTTGGGCTATTTCTTTGGCATCTACAACCATTGAAAGGTCTAGCCTAGGCTTTTTAAAAATCATGGTGGGGTTTCTTATGACATGATGTGGTCACTTTGCCACCTCGTATGCAGCAGCATGAACAACATTTTATTACTCCTtgaaattatacatatatatattctggAGTCAAGGGAAGCTTGGAATGATGTTCTTTGTAGAGTCTGTTTTTTGCATTGCTCTTGGTCTTGGAAAGTCTAGTTGACACTGGTTTGCATGGCTAAAAAAATATGCAAGTGGTTCATCTCCTTATACATAACTGAAGGGTTCACGTGATCACGTTAGGTTGGAGCCTTGTCTTATTGGAAATTCTACTTCATTTATACTGCATTCTCACTAAGACTCGCCTTCTGTCTTGAAGGTGGACGTTGAGTTTAGGAGATCCTGTGCCATGCCTGCATTAAATTACCTTGAAGATGTCTTTTATCATGAGAAGTTTGTACATTTAAATATAACTAGCACATGGAGTTTTCTCTATGTTGCTCCAAGTGCTGTACATACACAGGTTCTTAGCATGAAATGCATATATGATTCTTATGCCAAAATGTAATTGCTTTCTGTAATGATATATTTGTTACAAACATGCATTTTAGTCTACCACTCCAAGTTTGTATTAGTGTAAGCACGTTCACTTAGGCATCAATTTGCATATAATCAATCAAGATTTCTTTTCCTGCGATAATCTGTTACTAGAAAAATATTTTGCATATATTATTATAACATTTTTAGTGAATTATTGTTTGACAAACTGATTATACTCCTAAATATATTGTCGTTCAGATTGCAACTCAATCTATTTCTTCAGCCAGAGAAACCAGGGTTGGGAAGAAGGGTCGACGAGGAGCAGATATTGTTGCAAACAGGTTTTCTCCGATGTTCTTTTGTCATAGTTTCCTCTAGGATTCTATGGTTTGTGCGAAGTAGGTCTACCTGTTACCTGTCATGTATTACTTGAGATGTATTGTTGGGATAAAAAAAGACGTGGGAAGTATCaattctttgtttttctttttgttgttgttaGCACTATGAAATGATTCTTTTATAGTTTTGTTTTTTGCAGTAAAGCAGGCAATACAGTGGACTTAGGAAAGTTATTTGGCAGTAAAGGAAGTGTCATCCGGTAAGATGATTCTTCAATGCTATCAAATTGCTCTATGATTAGACAAAGAGAAAGTCGTTTGGACTTTCTACATGTCCGGATTTTGTCAGTATTGCATTTCTCTTTCCTTGTAAGAAATTACCAAGATTGTCTTTTGATTCTATAATGATATCTATCTTGTGAAGGAAAAGGAAAGAATGGTATCTGTATGAGCCCATTGTTGATATTTTGTCAAATGAGGAAGTTGGGGCTCTTGATGCAAGGGAAGAACTAAATGCTCGGTATGTATCTTGTTCCTATGTAGCAGTGATCCAAAGAAGCATAGTATGGGCTTACAGTATAGGAGCATCATTTGTGTATACACACAATAATTACATTTCATTTCTTCAAAAGCTACCCATCATAAGAGAAGCTTTGTTGAGAAACCCAGGGAGTTCCGCGTAGTTTTAGTTGTTGTTTCTCGAAGACATGGGCCTCGATCTAAGGTTTTTCATTTGCATCGAAGGCAACATCGATGTTTAGGATGCCACTTGAAGAAGCTCCAAGCTTTATCAAGCAGGGCACATCATGGACAGAAAATATGATCTCATGTTATTAGTCTTTTGTTTCGCTCACAGTTATTATTTTATTCTTTACATGTCTATATCTTGCACAATGCAAAGGCACACCAGCGTGTGGCACTACCACTTGCAAATTCATTTGTCTATCTGAGAAGGACCCTAGTCCTCTATGATTTTCATGAATTCTAGGTTCCTGTTCTATTCGTTAATGATTGACATCCATCTTTCGAAACTTGTTTCTCCTGTTTTTTTTCCTTCCAGAGCTT comes from the Musa acuminata AAA Group cultivar baxijiao chromosome BXJ1-10, Cavendish_Baxijiao_AAA, whole genome shotgun sequence genome and includes:
- the LOC103974458 gene encoding chromatin structure-remodeling complex protein BSH isoform X1 gives rise to the protein MRSFHPGASKAPMKFRMPTAENFVPIRLDLDIDGQRFKDAFTWNPNDPDSEVNNFAKRTVKDLKLPPTFVTQIAQSIQTQLAEFHSYEGQEMHIKEKIVPLKIDLRVNNTVIRDQFLWDISNLESDPEEFARTFCKDLDIGDPEVGPAIAVSIREQLYEIATQSISSARETRVGKKGRRGADIVANSFVFCSKAGNTVDLGKLFGSKGSVIRKRKEWYLYEPIVDILSNEEVGALDAREELNARESWMKKKRASRHAILMAELCLPMVDRRGLLTA
- the LOC103974458 gene encoding chromatin structure-remodeling complex protein BSH isoform X3, which produces MRSFHPGASKAPMKFRMPTAENFVPIRLDLDIDGQRFKDAFTWNPNDPDSEVNNFAKRTVKDLKLPPTFVTQIAQSIQTQLAEFHSYEGQEMHIKEKIVPLKIDLRVNNTVIRDQFLWDISNLESDPEEFARTFCKDLDIGDPEVGPAIAVSIREQLYEIATQSISSARETRVGKKGRRGADIVANSFVFCSKAGNTVDLGKLFGSKGSVIRKRKEWYLYEPIVDILSNEEVGALDAREELNARLKRKLDEKEESFQTRYSHG
- the LOC103974458 gene encoding chromatin structure-remodeling complex protein BSH isoform X2, which translates into the protein MRSFHPGASKAPMKFRMPTAENFVPIRLDLDIDGQRFKDAFTWNPNDPDSEVNNFAKRTVKDLKLPPTFVTQIAQSIQTQLAEFHSYEGQEMHIKEKIVPLKIDLRVNNTVIRDQFLWDISNLESDPEEFARTFCKDLDIGDPEVGPAIAVSIREQLYEIATQSISSARETRVGKKGRRGADIVANSKAGNTVDLGKLFGSKGSVIRKRKEWYLYEPIVDILSNEEVGALDAREELNARESWMKKKRASRHAILMAELCLPMVDRRGLLTA
- the LOC103974458 gene encoding chromatin structure-remodeling complex protein BSH isoform X4, giving the protein MRSFHPGASKAPMKFRMPTAENFVPIRLDLDIDGQRFKDAFTWNPNDPDSEVNNFAKRTVKDLKLPPTFVTQIAQSIQTQLAEFHSYEGQEMHIKEKIVPLKIDLRVNNTVIRDQFLWDISNLESDPEEFARTFCKDLDIGDPEVGPAIAVSIREQLYEIATQSISSARETRVGKKGRRGADIVANSKAGNTVDLGKLFGSKGSVIRKRKEWYLYEPIVDILSNEEVGALDAREELNARLKRKLDEKEESFQTRYSHG
- the LOC103974458 gene encoding chromatin structure-remodeling complex protein BSH isoform X5, giving the protein MVSASKMPSLGILMTQLAEFHSYEGQEMHIKEKIVPLKIDLRVNNTVIRDQFLWDISNLESDPEEFARTFCKDLDIGDPEVGPAIAVSIREQLYEIATQSISSARETRVGKKGRRGADIVANSFVFCSKAGNTVDLGKLFGSKGSVIRKRKEWYLYEPIVDILSNEEVGALDAREELNARESWMKKKRASRHAILMAELCLPMVDRRGLLTA